The DNA sequence ATTCTGGCAAGGCCGCAAAATTGTATGATATAATAGTCGAAATTAATTTCTTTTATATTAATACCAATGTTAATATTAATATTATTAAGGGGGTAAACACATGACAAAATTCACCATCTATAATCCGGTTAAAATACATTTCGGCGCAGGCATTATTTCTGAAGCGGGAAAAATTGCCAAGAAATATTCCGATAATGTATTAATAGTTACCGGAAAAAATTCAATGCAAAAAACCGGAACGTTAGATAAGCTTGTTAAAATTTTAAAAGAATCAGGTATAACGGTAACTATTTACGACGGTATAACGCCTAACCCCACTATTACCGAAATCGACGAAGCCGCAAAAATCGCAAAGCAAAAAGGCGTCGGCCTAATAATAGGTTTAGGAGGCGGAAGTCCGCTCGATTCCGCAAAGGCAATAGCGGTTGCGGCAAAAGGAGATATTCCGGTATGGGAATACTTAAAAACTCAGGCTAACGATGCGATTCCGGTTATAACCATAGTTTCAACTTCAGGAACGGGAAGCGAGGTAAACAGATATTCGGTTATGTCCAATCCTGCGACCGGCGAAAAACCGGGCTTCGGTTATGAATGTATGTATCCGAAAGAAGCCGTAATAGATCCGGAAATAACCTCGTCAATGCCTCCTTATGTAACGGCAACTACGGGTTTTGACGTTTTTGTCCATATTTTTGAAGCATTTACCGGAAAGGCAAAAAACGAGTTCTCAACTGCATACTGCATGCAGGCGTTTTATCTTTTAAAAGACAATTTGATTAAAGCATATAACGAACCCGATAATATGCAGGCAAGGGGCAATATGGCGCTTGCCTCGGCGCTCGCGGGACTTGCCATAGATATTTCAGGCGTAGGAATAATGCATGCAATGGAACATCCCGTATCCGGAAATTATCCTAATGTTGCGCACGGAGCGGGACTCGCCGTTCTGGCGCTGGAATCTATGAAATACAACTTAAACACATGTAAAAGGGATTATATGCTTATAGCGCATCATTTCGGCATTAAAAGAGCGGGCAAAAGCGACGATGAATATGCAATGTCTTTGATAGAAAAGACGGAAGAGATAATTACCGCTTTAAAACTTAACGTAAAACTCAAAGATCTCGGCGTAGAAAAAGACAAGCTTCAAAAAATTGCAAAAGAATCTTTTATAACTATGGGATTTGCTATAGAAAACAATCCTGCAGAAATTGACGAGAACGAAATTTTAAGACTGTTGGAGAATAGCTATTAACGCTATTGATGAGTTTATAAATAATGTGCTGATTATTAATGATATTATATATAAAGAGTTACAGCTAACTATTTTTAGCGACAACTCTTTATATATTTTATTTCAAAAATCATGCCAATTTTTGCCTGCATTTTTCACAAAATTTTGCTTCAGGAGCATTCTTAAAACGCAGTTTGAAACAAATATATTGTTAGGACCATCTTTGTTTACATAAAATTTAGTTAATACTAATGACGTCGAATTTGTCTTTTTAGCTCTTGCAACAGCTATTAAAATTATAATAACTATAACTATTAA is a window from the Candidatus Acidulodesulfobacterium acidiphilum genome containing:
- a CDS encoding iron-containing alcohol dehydrogenase, whose translation is MTKFTIYNPVKIHFGAGIISEAGKIAKKYSDNVLIVTGKNSMQKTGTLDKLVKILKESGITVTIYDGITPNPTITEIDEAAKIAKQKGVGLIIGLGGGSPLDSAKAIAVAAKGDIPVWEYLKTQANDAIPVITIVSTSGTGSEVNRYSVMSNPATGEKPGFGYECMYPKEAVIDPEITSSMPPYVTATTGFDVFVHIFEAFTGKAKNEFSTAYCMQAFYLLKDNLIKAYNEPDNMQARGNMALASALAGLAIDISGVGIMHAMEHPVSGNYPNVAHGAGLAVLALESMKYNLNTCKRDYMLIAHHFGIKRAGKSDDEYAMSLIEKTEEIITALKLNVKLKDLGVEKDKLQKIAKESFITMGFAIENNPAEIDENEILRLLENSY